The DNA sequence TTTTCAGTAACTATATAAAAGTGAGAAAAAGTCATTTTCCATTTCAGATATATAGTGTAAAAGACTTATATATTATGAAAGAGGTATGGAAAACTATAATGCAGCATCAAAGCTATGAGGTGTCAAATCGGGGAAACGTAAGAAGAAAAGGAAGTACCAAACACAGAACAAAAGTAAAAATCAATTCGGGCTACCTGACAGTTTCGATATACAACAAAAATACAAAAAAAAGTGACTGCCATTTGATTCATCTACTTGTTCTAGAAAGCTTTACAAAACGTCCAGTTGGAAATTTTCATTGTGATCATATCAACCATGATCCAACCAACAATAAAATATCCAATCTGCGTTGGATGGAATATAAAGACAATATAAGGAATAGATCTACTACTAAACTCAATAAAGAGACTGTTAATGTTATACTTCACCGTTATGAGAATGAAAATATTACTCAGAAAGAACTAGCAAAAGAATATTCCATTACCCAAGCGATGATCTCATACATTCTAAATAATAAAATGTGGCTTTAATACTATAAAAAATACCTCATTTGAGGTATTGACAATAAAATACATTTTTCTCTTTTTGGGAGAAAAACATATGGATTTAAAATTTACGCTCAGAGATATTCTCGTTTACGTTTTTACAGGCTTATCATTCTTCATTTTTGTCCTGCCAATTGAGTTTGAGACTATAAATTGTTTTATTCTAGAACATTCTTCCTTTTTTTCGGGAAATGAATTTCTTACCTCTGGTTTGGCTATTGGCGGTTGTTACATATTAGGATATTTAATGCAAAGTATTGATGTCATGAAATATTACTTTTGCAGAAAAAGACTAGGTGAAAAAGCCAATAAGAATCTTTCGTTAAATAAAATATTGTGGGCAGATAGAATTTCAGGTCTTTTATATATTGAAACTATTGAAGTTAAAGATTATAAAGATACAACTTACCAAAAACATAGAGAGGACTTTTGGGAGAGAGTAACGAAAATACAGGTAGCAGAAAAGTATAGTCAGATTGATTATTGGTATGTATTAAAGGATTTTACCAATGGCCTCGAAACAGTCTCACTTATTATGTTTTTCTGGTCAATAAGGATATGGTCAGAATCTGTAACGAAATGCATCTGTTTAATGGGAATGTACGCTTTGATTTATATAGCCTTCTATATTAAATCCAGTGTGCTTTCAGAACAGTTTATCTCAGCGGTAAGGGTTACTGATAAGCTTTTATCTAATAAATAGTTAGCACTCAAATATCATTCGTTTATAGTGTATGACTTAACTTAGAAAAGGAAATAGTATGCCATTAATATCAGTAATTTCATCCCTCATTGGGCAAAAAGCATTAGAATACTTTGTTGAGAAATCTCTAGACTCTGGAAGAAAGTTTATAAATGATAGAAAAGAAACTCACTCTTTAAGTTATAATGAAAATAATCTAACCAAAATATTTAATAACCATTATGTTGAAGTTACGAATTGGGCAGCAGATATTCCCTTTATTGGCCTAAGTCAAAACAAGCAGGTGAATGATTCAACAATTCAACTAAGTATTTCCACAAGGATTTCTAAGTTTGGGAAGGACAAAAATGAAAAATTCTTAAATGAGCTTGAATTAATTAATAGTAGAAACAATACTCTCTTACTTGGAAAACCTGGGTCTGGAAAAACTACGACAATTAAAAGGCTCATCAATAAGTTTTTTTCGGATGCAAGTGATAAAGTTGAATTCACCAATCCAGTATTAATTAGATTAAGAGAGCTAGACAGTTCAAGTAGTATCTACTTTGCGATCTTAGATATATTTGGTTTTTCATATGAAAGTAGAATTATTAGAACAGAGAAAACAAAGATAAATGCTGATGGAACAGAAGATAAGTATCCAACATCAATCAAGAAATATTATATTAAAGACTCTGACCTTTTAATTGAGCCATTTGTAGCCGACTTCCTAAATGATACTAAGTCAATATTATTCCTTGATGGTTTTGACGAGCTATTACCTACAGCTCAAAAAAAGATATTAGGTGATATTACTCAATTGGGGTTGAAGTTAAATAATGCAAAAATAATTCTCACGTCAAGAACTTCTACCTTAAATAATAAGATATTAGATGGGTTTGACACCTATGAGATTCATCCAATTACAATAGATGATGTAAGTATAATTGCAGAAAAATGGTTAGGGGAACATCACCAAAGGTTTGTAACAGAATTATTAAAGAAGCCATACCATGAATTGGCAAATAGGCCTATATTTCTAACTCTATTACTAATTCTCTTTGAGAAACAGGAAGTTCTACCAATTAGCCCTTATGAAGTTTATAGAGAAGCCGTATACCTTATAATTAGGGATTGGGATGAGCATAGAAGTATAAATAGAGTTTCTAAATACTCAGGATTTAATGTAAGGAAAAAGTTAGACTTTTTACAAGAGTTCGCATTCTATATAACTTACCAAATAAAAGCTAATGTCTTTTCTACAAACAAGTTATCTGAAATTTATAAATTAATTCATGAAAGATATGATTTGCCACTAGATGAAATGGCAGATGTAATTTCAGAAATAGAATCCCACAATGGATTGATAGCAGAGATAGGATACAGGACATTTGAATTTAGCCATTTGACATTGCAAGAATATTTGTGCGCAGAATATATAGTTACTTTACCCTATTCTCAAAATATCATTGAGTATTTCTTTGCGAGGCCAGACCCTCTTGCTATTGCCGTATGCCTTAGTAGAGATTCTGGGCTTTGGTTAGCTACTATGCTACTCCATGAAAGTCTGAATATAAAGGCTTTTATTAAAGATGATTATTCAAATGCATTGAATAAATTTTTAACTAGACTCATTGATGAGTATCCTTTATTTAATAAGTCATTTGAACTAGGATGTGCTATGATTTATCTTATTCATTATTACAATAAAGATAACGCCATCTTTGAAGTAATTATTAAACTTCTAGGCCTTCCAAATGTATCAGAATCTTTATCTATGACTCTTCCTAAATATAATATTAATGAGGATGAGATTGGAAAACGATGTAAAATGAGACGAACACAACCTATACCAGTAACAGCATTCATAACTCCTTTGTTGGACGTAGAAATAACATTAGAAAAGTGGAATATTGTTAAGAGTATACTATAATGATTTAATAGTTAGGAAGAATCATAATTATTCAAATATTACGGGGATTGTTTTTGATTCAGTCAAAAACAATCCCTGATACATCATCAGGCAGGGTAGGTATGCGCCCGACGAACTACATATTGATAGTTTGGATAATTTGTTTATAGTTTTGGGGAAATAGATCGGTGAGGTTTTTGTGATTAATCGAAGAGATATTTTCCAGCGTATACTTCAACCATACAAAAGGATTGACATTCTTTTTCTTACAAATAGCAAAGAAGGAATAAATCATTGCAGCCCGTTGAACCGCTTGATGACTACCCGTAAACAGGTAATTCTTTCTTCCTAAAGCGATGGGTCGGATCGCGTTTTCGACCAGATTATTGTCTATCTGTAATGATCCATCGTACAAATAGGCACTCAACGCATCCCAACGAGCATACGCATACGCCATCGCCTTAAACGTATTTTTGTCTCGGATAGAAATGACATCTACACCATATTTTCCATTTCTATAGTATTCTTCCTGTATAGATTTCTCAAAATATTTATTTTCAGAGCAGGAGAGCAACAGTACTATTCCTAAATAGATGAGTCCTCTGCCAATAAAATTCTTGATGTCCACATTCATGTAACTTTTGTATCCATCCGATTCCTGTATACAACAGGAAAGGTTTTAAAATTCACCTAACTAGCAAATACGGGTAAGCATCCGAACTACCCATCTTTCCTTAAAACCCGCAAAGTATTACATTTAATCTATCCAGCAAAGACGCTGTGAATCAGACGCATACCCTTGTTACACTACAATTCCGTTACAGCAACCCAATCATTATGTATTCCACTGACATATCCCACACTTGCCTGCATCCAGACGACATCAAACTAATAGCTGAGGAAGTAGTCAAGCTACTGAATCCGTTCTACTCAGATCACCTTTGTTTACAAATAACGAGGTATTATATTTAGGCTAATTAACAACAACGGTCCGGATCGGACAGTTACAATGCAATCGCTTGATTAGGGTTGACTATGGAGCTTCTTCTTAAAACCATTCAGCAGTATATTCCTCTTTCTTTAGAGGATGAAGCCATCATTAGTACTTTATTTCGCAAGCAAAAATTGAGAAAGGGTGAGCATTTGCTAGAGGCAGGTCATGTTTGCAAAAACATATTTTTTATTGACCAGGGCCTTGTTCGGTATTATGCCAGTATCGACGGAGAAGAAAAAACCGTCTATTTTAACAAAGAGGGCGAATTTGTTTGTGATTACGCCAGTTTTCTTCCCCAGCAGCCATCCCTGACTAACATTCAAGCCCTGGAAGCCTCTACCATTTATACCATCAGCCATGCCAATATGGAAGTGTTTTATGCACAAGTAAAACAGGGTGAACGCTTTGGGCGGTTGGCCATTGGAGAGGTTTATGTGGATGCCATCAAGCAGATAAGCTCACTCTATAACGACCCACCCGAACTTCGCTACCAGACTTTTTTTGAAAGGTTTCCGGATATAGCCCAGCGCATCCCACAATATTACATTGCTTCCTATGTTGGAATAAAGCCCCAGTCACTGAGCCGCATCAGAAAAAGATTGGCCGGAACGAATTAATTAACCTGGGTGAATGACTGCCTGTTTTTTGTTAGTGAGATTTGTATTATAAATCGATCATAACATGAAAACAGAAAATGTAATGACCCAATGGGGCTTGCGATCCCTATCCTATTGGATGACCCTTTTCATCGCACTGGGAATTCTATTCATCGGCCTCAGGTTTATTCTACTTCCTCGGGTCAGTGTCGAAGACTTCGGTATACAGGTATGCAGCCAGTCAGACCTTGCTTTTGGCAGGATAAAGGGAATCCGCGATATGTATTCAGGATTAGCCCTTTTAGCCTTGTTGCTAGGCCGGATGAAAAAAGCAACTGCTTATGTTTTTACAGCAGCAATCATCATCCCTTGTATGGACTGTCTGCAGATCTATCTAAATAACGGATTGGACCTGCCACGTATGTTGGTCCATGGCCTTACAG is a window from the Xanthocytophaga agilis genome containing:
- a CDS encoding HNH endonuclease, with the translated sequence MKEVWKTIMQHQSYEVSNRGNVRRKGSTKHRTKVKINSGYLTVSIYNKNTKKSDCHLIHLLVLESFTKRPVGNFHCDHINHDPTNNKISNLRWMEYKDNIRNRSTTKLNKETVNVILHRYENENITQKELAKEYSITQAMISYILNNKMWL
- a CDS encoding NACHT domain-containing protein, with protein sequence MPLISVISSLIGQKALEYFVEKSLDSGRKFINDRKETHSLSYNENNLTKIFNNHYVEVTNWAADIPFIGLSQNKQVNDSTIQLSISTRISKFGKDKNEKFLNELELINSRNNTLLLGKPGSGKTTTIKRLINKFFSDASDKVEFTNPVLIRLRELDSSSSIYFAILDIFGFSYESRIIRTEKTKINADGTEDKYPTSIKKYYIKDSDLLIEPFVADFLNDTKSILFLDGFDELLPTAQKKILGDITQLGLKLNNAKIILTSRTSTLNNKILDGFDTYEIHPITIDDVSIIAEKWLGEHHQRFVTELLKKPYHELANRPIFLTLLLILFEKQEVLPISPYEVYREAVYLIIRDWDEHRSINRVSKYSGFNVRKKLDFLQEFAFYITYQIKANVFSTNKLSEIYKLIHERYDLPLDEMADVISEIESHNGLIAEIGYRTFEFSHLTLQEYLCAEYIVTLPYSQNIIEYFFARPDPLAIAVCLSRDSGLWLATMLLHESLNIKAFIKDDYSNALNKFLTRLIDEYPLFNKSFELGCAMIYLIHYYNKDNAIFEVIIKLLGLPNVSESLSMTLPKYNINEDEIGKRCKMRRTQPIPVTAFITPLLDVEITLEKWNIVKSIL
- a CDS encoding Crp/Fnr family transcriptional regulator, whose translation is MELLLKTIQQYIPLSLEDEAIISTLFRKQKLRKGEHLLEAGHVCKNIFFIDQGLVRYYASIDGEEKTVYFNKEGEFVCDYASFLPQQPSLTNIQALEASTIYTISHANMEVFYAQVKQGERFGRLAIGEVYVDAIKQISSLYNDPPELRYQTFFERFPDIAQRIPQYYIASYVGIKPQSLSRIRKRLAGTN
- a CDS encoding DUF4267 domain-containing protein — its product is MKTENVMTQWGLRSLSYWMTLFIALGILFIGLRFILLPRVSVEDFGIQVCSQSDLAFGRIKGIRDMYSGLALLALLLGRMKKATAYVFTAAIIIPCMDCLQIYLNNGLDLPRMLVHGLTAVYMIITSFLLFSDTNKATS